The DNA window ATTACATGCCGAGACCCTGCGGAGCGCACCCAGACCCGTGCGTCTGAAACGCGCCACCTGGTTTATTGAGCGGGTCTACCACAACCACTCCCATTGGCTCACGGCCCACCTGCCCAAACTGCTCCTACTGCGCGAACGCGGCATGCTGGGCCAGGTGCTGCTGCCGCCCGACCGCAGTCCAGCCATCGACGGGTCGTTGCGTATGCTGGGCCTCGCGCCGGAAGACTTCCAGACCTACGACAGCTCCCGCCCGCTTGCCGTCGATGAGCTGACGATTGTCGGAACCGATCGCTTTCGTCCCGAGCTGCTGCGCCTGATCCCGGAAGCCTACGGCGTTAACGAAGCAGCACAGCCTCACCGAAAGGTTTTCATCAGTCGCCTTAAAGCAGCGCGGCGGCGCCTCGTCAACGAAAACGAAGTCTGGCCCCTGCTGGAGCCGCTTGGGTTCGAACGTGTGTTCATGGAGGAGTTGTCGTTCGAAGCGCAGGTCCAGCTCATGCGGGAAACTGCGGTACTGGTGGCTCCCCACGGTGCGGGCCTGACCAATATGGTGTTCTGTCCAGAAGGTGCCCGAATCGTCGAGATTGCAGACCTCGGCTTTCCCAACCCCAACTTCTATGCGGTGGCTTCAGCGATGGGGCACAACTACTGGCTGGTTCAGGCTGAGTCAGAAGGTGACGTCCATCCCCTGGAGAAAGACCTGCGGGTCGACCCGGCGGCGGTCGCAGAGATACTGCCTCAACTTACAGGGTCCCAGAAGGCATGAGCAGGACGTCTCCTGGGACCATTCACTTAACTGTTGCGATGAGTTGACCATGCGCGAATTAACACAACAGCCCGGCATCAACCTGCTACGTCAGGCTTACCGCACGCTGCGACGCGTCAAGCAGTGGCCAGCGACCCAACGCAACCCCTACAACGTGCTACGGACCTATGGCGGCTATAGCGCAATCGGTGCAGCGCTACGTATTCTGAGAACCCGGCTCTGGCCGAGAGGCACGGTACTCTTTTACCCGGGTACGCCCAGCCATTACCAGATCATCTACAAGCTATGCACCCTTTACGGTTACCGGATGCACTCCACACCCGATCGTCCATACGATCTGGTGTTCGCGCACGAGGGCTCAACGGTTTTCCCGCAAAAGCTGTTCGATGACTTTGGCTCGGCCAAGGTGATTAACCGCAACGCAAAGGACATTTCAAAAAAACAGGTGGAGCAGGCGTTCGGCGAAGTCTTCGGTTACAGCATTGGTATAGATCCTGCGACACACGAAGGCCTGGCGCTTCGCAAATCCAATGACAACTACACCCACGATGGTGAGATCGTTAGCTGTCCCTGCGAGCCAGAGGAGGACAGCCGGATCACTTACCAGCGCTACATCGACACGGCAACGGGAGACGGCTTTTTCGCCGAGCTGCGAGTGTCCGTCTACCAGGACGTGATACCGGTTGTCTGCCCCAAGTTCCGCGCAGATAGCCCCGAACGTTTCAAAGTGGTGGCACGCTCGGAAGTCGCGGACCCGGGCGACCACCTTTCCACCGACGAACAGGACAAGATTCTGCAGTTGGCTCGGAAGATGGGCGTCGACTACGGCGAGATGGACGTGATGCGGGACAACAATGATGGCCGCATTTACGTTGTGGATGTAAACCGGACGCCAGCGGGGCCGGTATCCGGCCTGACCCCTAAACAGACCCGGGAAGCGCTGGGCCGTATGCGTCCTGCGTTCGAGCGACTGGTCAGGTCGGCCACAAAATGATCGCGGGCGTGCCTCACGAAAACCCTCCAGGGATTGGAGGTGCGGCCCAGGGTAGCGGGGCGCTGTTTTGAATCGGGGAGAAACCATGGAATCTACGGATCGCAGTATTTCGGTCGTCATACCCTGCCATAACGCCGGCCCGTACCTGGCTCAAACGCTGGGCTCGCTGCTCGACCAGAGCCGGCGGCCCGACGAGATAATCATTGTCGAAGACAGCTCCACCGATGACAGCCTGGAAATCGCACGTCAGTTTGAGGCTGCATTTCCGGACCGGATCCGGGTTCACTCAGAGCGCTCCGGTAACGCGCCGCGCACCCGCAATATTGGCGCCGCCCTGGCCGCTGGCGACAGCCTGATGTTTCTGGATGCCGACGATATTCTCGCGCCAGATACGCTGGAGTCTCTGCTATCAGCAATGGCCGATGTTCCCGATGCGGGCATTGTCACGTGCCCGTGGCGACGGCTCGAGCTGAAGGGTAACGCCTGGATCAGCCGACCGGCTTCGTGCGCACCACGTCGCCCTGACCAGGATGCGCTGAGCGCCTGGCTTTGTGGATGGTATTACCCGCCCTGCTCTGTGCTCTGGTCAAGGGAAGCCTTCTTTGGTCTTGGCGGGTGGGATGAAGAAGCGACTCTGAATCAGGACGGTGACCTTGTTATGAGGGCGCTCGCCCAGGACGTACGCCTGCATGAGCACCACACGGGGACAGCCTACTACCGCAGAATGCCCGAAGGCGAGACGTCCCTTAGCGGCAAGCGTTTCACCTACAGCGGTATTGCCGGGCGCATCCGCGTGCTGACCAAGATTGCGCACCTTCTGCAGGAGCGCAGCAAGCTGGAGCCTTACCGCGAGGCACTCGGGTTTGCGTTCGATCTTATCGCCGCTGACGCTACCGGCCGTTTTGCCGGCCTGTTCCAGCAGGCCAGGATGCTTAGCCGTCAATACGGCCCACCCTTGCGAGAGCGTGCGCTTAAAAGAGCTGGTCTCAAGAGCTCTGTTCTTGCGGGAACTCGACCGACGGCAGCGGCGCCCCGAAATCAGGAAGAAGAGATCAGTTTCGGCATTCAGCAGGGGGCGGCGGTTGTTGCAAAAGCCCCGCCGCAGGCGCGCAAACAGGTCGAAAAAAGGACAGACCACAATACTGTCGATAAGCGTCCTGCCGACTCACGGTCGGTTAACCTGCAACCGACAGTCAGCGTAGTCATCCCCGTATATAACCGTGCGCATCTGCTCAAAAGGACCCTGGCCGGTGTTCTCGCACAGACCTTCGACGATTTCGAAGTGCTGGTGGTTGACGATTTCTCGTCCGATAACCCGGCCGATGTCGTGGCCAGTTTTGAAGACAGCCGTATACGCTATCTCCGGCAGGCCGAAAACCGCGGTGTAGCGGCTGCGCGCAACCGCGGTCTGCGCGAAGCCCGCGCCCCGTTCATTGCGTTTCTTGACGACGACGACGAGTGGTTCCCGGAAAAGCTGGCCCGGCAGGTCGAGCTGTTCCGTCAGTCTCCGCCCGACGTAGGCTTAATCTACACCGGCGTTGAGACCGTTCTGGACGATGGTAGCAGTTGGCTCTACCAGCCCTGCGCCCGGGGCAATCTGTATAACGAGCTGCTTGTCAAAAACATTCTTCACGGCGTTCCCGCGAGCGGCATGATCCGCCGCAATGTAATCACGTCTGTAGGCTTCTTTGATGAAGACCTGCCCGCCATAGAAGACTACGACTACTGGCTGCGGATCTGCCGGCATTACCGGGTCGACTGCATCCGCGACCCCCTGGTGCGATACAACGACCTGCGCGGTGCCGCGGAGGGCGCCGAAGCGGAGGTTCGCCGGTCACTTAATATCAAAGCCAACCTTGAAGCAAGGGCCCAGTTCTACCAGAAGCACGGTGAAGAAATGCGCAGCGCCGGGCTCGCGCACCTGTTTCTTGTAGACAGTGCGCAACGCCATATGGTGCCGGAGTGGCATGACATGAACGGGGCGCGTCGACTTGCCGTGGAAGCGTTCCGGCTCTCACCGGCAGCATGGCAGACCCGGAAACTGCTGCTGCAGGTATTCATGCCGTGGAAATTACGAAAGACCCTGGGCAAGGGACGCCGATACGTCGCAGGTCTTGCGAAAGCCAGCAAAGGGAAGCGCAAGCTGCACATAAACCAGGAAGGTTAACATCATGATCAGCGACCAGAAGAAGCACATTCGACCCCCTCTGAAACGCGTGCTACTCGTGGGCGACCATACGGTGCCTTCAGCGCCGATACTGACCCTCGGTCGAGAGTTGAATAAATTGGGGGTCGAGACGTTATTTTCGGGCAATTCCGTTTTCTCAGACACCAAGACATGGGTCAAACTGGCGCTGCGTTGCCGGGTGCTCATTTTCGTACAGTACCGCTACGGCGGCCCTTTCTTCGAGCGGCAACTTCAGCGGGCCAGAATGATGGGGTGTCAGGTCGTCCGCTGGTGGGTCGGGTCAGACGTCATGCTGAGCGCCAAGGACAGCGAAGCGGTCAGCAATGCGCGTTCTCTGGACTCGGTTGTGGATATGAACATCGCCGTTTCACCCCATTTGGTGGAGGAACTGGATGAGATCGGCATCAAGGCCGACTACCTGCCCTCGCCCTGTGATCTTTCGGCGTTGCAAAGCAAGCCCCCCAGAAACCTGCCCGGCGGGGTCCTGACCTATCTGCCAACGGATCGACGGCAATTCTACGGCGAAAAAGTGCTGATTGATGCGATCGAGGCAAACCCGGATCTCGACTTCTACATTGTCAGCGACGAATCCCATTCACTACGGCGCTACCCCAACGTCAGGAGTCTTGGTTGGGTCAAGGACATGGAAAAGGTCTGGCCCAAGATCGGCGTACTGCTGCGCGTCACCGAGCATGACGGGATGCCAAGAATGGTTCTTGAGGCCCTTGCCCGTGGGCGCTACGTGATCTATTCGGAAAGATTCGAGGGGTGTTGGTTTGCCCGGACGAGCGAGCAAGTGAACGAGTACTTGCAGCGGTTCAGGGAACTGCAGCAGCCCAATAAGTCTGGGCCTGAGGTGGTGCAAACCGTCGCTGGCGATACTGCATCGCTTTACCTTCAGACAATCCGTGATCATTGCGTGTCGGCAATGCCCGGCAATCGTTTGTATACCATGCTTTCGGCCGCGCTCCATTATCGATGAGCGCACGTGAAACGTTACCGCCGGATCGATGAGAGTTAAACGCAGGAGCCCCGAAGCAGGGCCTCTGTTTCAAGAAGAATCGCTTCAGAAGATGACGCCACCGCCAGGTGCCTGCGGACCTGAACGCGCGCAGTAGCCCTGCCCGGGCGGTAACGCCTGGACAGGGCACGTTCAGTTCGAGCCCTGTCTTAGCTCCGCCGTTTCAGCCTCGGGTGCCTCGACCACGACTTCACCGTCAACAGTGTGCTCCATATCCTGCCTTGTCAGTGCGTTGCAGTAGCGCCCATTCACTGTCTCAAGGTGCTTGTACGCGCTCAACAGGAAGATTTCAAAGCTGAAGGCGTTGGGGATCACATCCTGCCCACCGTTTGTCTCCCGAAGTTTCACTTCGGCGGTGTATTTGCCGATCGGCAGCGGCGTATCCTTCAGGGTAAACCTTACGGTACCCGACTTGCCTAGCATGATAGGCTCAGGCGTTTTCAGCTGGGTGATTACGATGTTCTGTTGGTTGTGAATGAACACCACAATCATCGCTTTCGTGCCCTCCCGGGCATCGGTATAGTCCAGCTCAAAAGTCGTTGGCTCGCCCGCGCAGGGATTTGACGTCTCGTTACCCTTGGCATCGAGGAGCCGTCCGGTGCTCAACCTTGCCGTTGATGAGGTTTTACGTGTGTCGTTGTTAAGGAAACCGCTGGACGCTTCGCCGCGAAAGCGCTCGAGATAATCCTCGATCACTGCATCGGTGGGGCCATCGTTGCACACCTGCCCCTGAATAAGACTGATCGCTCTGCCGCAAAGGTTCTGGATCGCAGACATGTTATGGCTGACGAACAGGACTGTTCTGCCGCCCCCGGCAACATCTTCCATTTTACCCAGGCATTTCTTCTGGAACTCGGCATCCCCAACCGCCAGCACTTCGTCAATGATCAGTATCTCGGGCTCAAGATGGGCCGCCACCGCAAACGCCAATCTGACCTTCATGCCGGAACTGTAGCGTTTGACCGGCGTATCGAGAAAACGCTCAACACCGGAGAAATCGACGATCTCATCGAATTTGCGATCGATCTCTGCCTTCTTCATGCCGAGAATAGTCCCGTTCATGTAGACATTTTCGCGACCGGACAGTTCTGGATGGAAACCCGTACCCACTTCCAGCAGGCTCGAAACCCGACCCCGTATTTCGATACGGCCGGTAGTGGGCTCGGTGATCCTGGACAGGATCTTCAGCAGTGTGGATTTGCCCGCACCGTTACGGCCAACAAAACCGACGACTTCGCCACGCTGGATGTCAAAAGAGACGTCGTTGAGTGCCCACAGGATGTCGTCGGCATCACGATCAGTCGAAAATGTGTCCAGGTTGCGCAGCCTGCGATAGTTCCGTACGGGTGCTTTAAGCATGTTGAACCCGGCCTGAACCAGCGTCTCGGGCCGCTCTGCCATGCTTCCCAGCCGGTAGGCTTTGCCCAGGTTTTCCACCTTGATTGCGATATCGCTCATGGGAGTCAGGTTCCTTATAGTCAGGCCACGTCGGCAAAGATGTGTTCTTTGCGACGGAAATACAGCGTACCGCTGACAAACAACAGAAGAGAGACCAAACCGCCGATGGCGATAAAATCCCAGGGCATATCACGCGTGCCCAGCAATCCGGCGCGGAAGCCCTCAATAACCCCGACCATGGGGTTCAGCGCGTACAACAACTGCCACCGCTCGGGTATCAGGCTGGCGGGATAGACCACCGGTCCGGCGTACATCAGAAGCTGGACACCGAAAGTCATACCATAACTGACGTCGCGGTACTGGATGGCCAGGGCGGTCAGCCACAAGCCCAGCCCGGCAGCGCTCAGGGTAAGAATCAGTACCAGAAACGGCAGCATCAGTATGCCTATATTCGGCAGGATGCCCGAGAAGAGCATAAGACAGCCAAGAATGACCATGGAAATCATGAAATCGACCATGCGAGCGCCGATAATGGCGAGGGGCATGATCAACCGGGGAAAGTAGATCTTACTGATCATCCCCGAGTTACTGACCATGCTGGACGCCCCTTCGGTCAGGCTGTTGGCAAAGTAGGTCCAGGGCACCAAAGCGACAAAGGTAAAGACGCCGTAGGGCGCACCGTCGGTTTCGACACCCACCAGGTTGCCGAAGATCACAGTGAACACCACCATTGACGCCAGCGGTTGCAGGACAGCCCAGCCAACACCTATTGCACTCTGGGCGTAGCGAACCTTGATATTGCGCCAGATGAGAAAAAAGAAGAGGTCCTTGTACTCCCGAAGCTCTCTCCAATCCACGCTGCGCCATCCGGTATGGGGTTCAATCACTATCACCGGTACATCTTGGGCCGAACGCGTAGGTTCCTTGGACATCTGAATGGAAGCCTCATGGTTAGTCACAGAACAGTCACGACAAATTCCCTGTTACGCTGGCCATCAGCCTTCATCCATCGGCAACGGCAGCTGTCGTGACGCGTGCCCGCATAATGCGGGGAATCGTTAAACTCAGCTCGACCGGAATTCTATCAGTTTGGCTAAGAGCGGCAAAAACTGAACCCGGGCTTTGTTAACTATCCGAAAGTTGAACTCAACGGGCTCAGCTGTCGTCAATTAAACAATGACTAAACCTGAACACGAGGGGTTCTGGTTATTGGGCTAGTGGAATCGCATACATAACGTTTTCCATCAGAGCCCACGAGTGGCCCTCCCCCTATAAAAGCACGCCGCATCAATGGCGAACATTAATGCCGCATTAACATAAGGCAGCTGTATCGTCATAATTGCAGCTGTCCAGCTTGGGAACAGGCCGAATCTTCAGCATACAGCCGGAAAGCTTACCCGACGCTGGCACGTCTTTTCCTGATGACTTCCAGGCTGACATAGGCGAGCACCGCAACAGAAAGCGGCCAGAGATAAAACACCGCTCGGTAGGCGATCAGGGCTGCAACGAGATCCGACGACGGCACCTGATCGCCAAGCAGCGCCACAAAGACCGCTTCCAGCACCCCGAGGGCGCTTGGCACGTGCGCTATCACGCCAGCGATACCGCTTATCAGCAGCACCCCCAGCAAGGTGAAGTAATTCACCTGGTCGTGTAGAAATACATAGACAACGGCGCCCATCAGCATCCAGTGCGCGTGCGAGGCAAGCAACTGCAGGACAGCGATTTTAACGGTTGGCAAGGTGATCTGCTGCCCGCGAATAGTCCAGGACCGGTTCCTGGCAAAGTAGCACAGCAGGAAATAGGCCATGACCACGGTCACGAAAAGCCCGCCCAGCAGCCGCAGCGTCAGGCTGCTGATCGCCCAGTCTCCCGGCATAAGGACGTTGCCGGTCGCGAAGACCACGCCGGCGAGCATTATGTATCCCAGCCAGTTTGTGACCAGAGTCATCCCGATAATACGGGTTATGTTGCCCTTGCTCACGCCGCGCTGGGAATACATCTTGTAGCGAAAGCCGATGCTGCCAATAATCGCCCCAAGGTTAAGCGTGAACGCGCAACAGATAAAAGCGATCAGCATGGTGCGGGGCTTGGAGATATCGTGTTTGACGTAATAGCGGCCGAAAAGGTCATATGACGCATAAGCGGTATAGGTACCGATCGCCAGGCAGGCGCCCAGAGCGATGGCCCACCATGAATAACCGGTGAGGACGCGCTGAACCTCCTGCCAGTTCACACCTTTCGCATAGTCCACCAGTAACCAGAGCACTAACGCCAGAAAGACCAGCGTTACAAGATTTTTGAGCAATGGCAGTGCCCGTTTTGGCAGCGTTTTTGCTGAGGCTTTAGCGGTGTCTTTTCGGTCAGACTGTCCTGCATCCATGCCATCTACTACCTGTTGTGGGAGTCGCGCGCCTGAATCTGGTCGCGTAGCTCATTGATATGCGCTTTGGGATGAAGCCGCGGCAGCCACCCCGCTGCACCTGGAAAGTAACGGAGAAAATGGTACAGCAGGACACTTCTCAACCACTTGAGGAGCGTTCGCCGTCGCAACCAGGACTGGTCAATTCGCCGCACGTCACTGTGTTCGATCAATTGCTGTACATGCGCATGAACAGCCCGGTTGACCTCTTTGTCCCTTACAAAAAGGTTCGCTTCGAGATTGAAACACAGACTGAACGGATCGAGATTGCTGGAGCCGATGGTCGCCCAGTCATCGTCTATTGCCGCGATCTTGCCATGGAGTTGATGCTCCCAATATTCGTACACCTCTATGTCTGATTCGACGAGAAAATCATACAAGGTTGCAGCGGCGTGCTTGGCCAGGGGTGACCCGGGCAGGCCCTGGATCAGAAGCTGCACCTGGACCCCGCGTCGGGCCGCATCGCGAAGCGCCCGCAGCAGTCGATAGCCGGGAAAGAAATAGGCGTTGGCAATGCTGACGCGGCGCTCGGCCTGTTGGATCCGTTCAATGTAATGATTTTCGATCGAGGTAAGGTTGTGATCATTGTCCCTTGTCAGAAAAAGTGCCTGTGCCTCACCTGCAGGCGGGACAGCCCCATCAGAGACTGGGTCAACCATTGGTGAACCGGGACCGCTGACGTCCTTGCCGGCGCAAGCAGCAAAGGCGTTCCGGGTGAAGTTGCGAATCTCCGTAACGACGGGGCCTCGTACGCGGGCAGCATAGTCCTGCTTGAACTCGGGACCAAAGTCCGACTGATGGTTGTGGGCCAGGTTGATACCACCGATAAAGGCTGTCTCGCCATCGACCACGATCAACTTGCGGTGCATTCGTCTTAATATGTTGAGCCGGCTCCTGAGCCACTTGGGCCCGGGCTCGTAGAAATGAAAGTGGACACCGGCCCGACGCATCTCATCGACCATGTCCCGGGGCAGATAATAAGAACCCCACCCGTCCACCAGGGCCGAAACCCAAGCCCCGCGCTCGGCTGCGGCTATCAGCGCATCGCGAAACGCCTGCCCGATATCGTCGTTGCAGAAAATGAACGTCTCGAGCAGGACTTCTTTTTGGGCCTTTCCGATGGCCTCTAGCGCCTGCGGAAAGAAGTCATCGCCATTCTCGAGCACCTCTACGGAATGACCTGGATGCCATGCTGCCATCAGATGATAACCTCGGCAGCTAATGGCGCATGGTCCGACAAGTGAGACCAAGGCCTGTTAGGCAACCTGATAGGGCTATAGGATCTGGCACCGCGAACGTAAATACGGTCCAGCCTGAGCAATGGGAAGCGGGCCGGGAAAGTTTTCGGGGCCGCGCCGAACTCGGCTTCGAACACGTCCGTGAGACCGCACTGCCTCAGTACCCCGTGGGCTTTACCACGCCAGTCATTGAAGTCCCCCGCGACTATGATGGGCTCGTGTGCGGGAACGGAACCTACAAGTTCGCATAGTAGCGTCAGCTGTTGTTGGCGGTGGCTTTCGCGTAAGCCGAGGTGAACACATACCGCGTGGAGTACAGATGGGTTATTGGGTCTTTCGATACGGCAGTGAAGCAGGCCACGTTTCTCGACGGTGCCTATAGAGACGTCCACATTCTCGTACTCGAGCACAGGAAAACGACTCATCAGGGCATTGCCGTGGTGCCCATCAGGGTAAACGGCGTTTCGACCGTAGGCGTAATCGTGCCAGATAGAGTCAGCCAGGAACTCGTAGTGGGGGGTGTCCGGCCAGTTTTGTGAGTGCCGACGGGCCAGTTTTTCGTGGGCACCAAGGACTTCCTGCATAAAAACAACATCCGCAGATACCGCACGCACAGCATCCCGTAGCTCTGGCAGCACGAACCTCCGGTTGAAGTGGGTGAAGCCTTTGTGCGTGTTGACCGTTAACACCCTGAGTTTAAGCTGGTCGCTTTTTTTGAACATAGGTTACGGGGGTCCACCTCCATGTCCGGGACTCGCGCTATTCGCCATCCATAGGCGTTCGTGCCCACCATCACAAAGGTTGAGAAAAGTTTTGTCAACGCCGCATTCGTCAGCACAAAGATCTCACCGCGTGCCCGGCGCAATTCCATTACAGGCGGGAATAGGAAGCTCGTCGCGGTAGCGGCAACGCTCCAAGCACGAGCCGCAGCCATTTCGGCACACCGATGTGCCACTTACCCGCAGCGCGCTTGGGTCGGGGCTGCCAGTGCGGGCAATTTATGTTAGCTTTACGTAACATTCAGGAGAAAACCATGCGATGGATCGTATTAGCATTGACCTTAACCCCAGGGTTAGCCTTGGGCGACATTTATAGATGGGTAGACGGGAACGGCGCCGTTCACTATTCCGACACCCCCGGCTTAAGCACTGCTGAGCCGGTACAGCTGCATACGGTAGCGCCGGCAAAGCCGCGCACCGAGACCGCGGCTGCCCCTGCCCTTACCGACCGTGAAGCGGCAGACCGGCTGTGCCGCGACCGCCTAGCCCGGGAAGCCAAGGCGAGCCTGGCCGCCGAACGGGATCCCGCGCCTTCCCGCGACTGCACCAAGGCGCGCAATAAACTGGCTTTAACAAAAGCACAATGGGAGCGAAAGTCTCGGCGGGGCTATCGTCAGTCCGACAAGATCAAGTTCGAGAACCTGATCGCCGACTGGCAACTGCGGGCTCAGCAAAGCTGCAACTGAAGCCTGGAACGGGTCTTAGCCCAAGTAAAACCAGGCTGTAGCCGGTCGTTCGGCCCAGGTGCGCTCGTTTCTGCTGAGGAGTGACCCTTCTCGCGTGCCCTTGCGATGAGCCGTTAACGCCCCTAAGATGACCGCCCTGAATTGGTGCAGAGGTCGTGATGGGGTTGAGAAACGAGCGCTTAAGGTGGCAGCTGGCGTCCGGCTTCCTCCGACGAGTGCACCTGCAGAGATTGGCCGAACGGTATGACCATCGTACGGTCATGGCGGGGTTTAACTTCGTCAACGGCGGTCTCAGCATTGCGCTGGTCTCATTCCTGGCGCTGATGACCCAGGAGGCGTTCATTTTTCCGTCGCTGGGCGCAACAGCCTTCATCCTCTTCTATGTGCCCATGGCGGAGCCAGCCTCTCCCCGAAACACCTTCTGCGGACATCTCGCCGGTGCACTTTCGGGACTGGGTGCTATCTATCTGTTTGGCCTTCAGAACGAGCCTTCTGCCATGCTCGCAGGGGTAGACCTGGCAAGAGT is part of the Hydrocarboniclastica marina genome and encodes:
- a CDS encoding endonuclease/exonuclease/phosphatase family protein is translated as MFKKSDQLKLRVLTVNTHKGFTHFNRRFVLPELRDAVRAVSADVVFMQEVLGAHEKLARRHSQNWPDTPHYEFLADSIWHDYAYGRNAVYPDGHHGNALMSRFPVLEYENVDVSIGTVEKRGLLHCRIERPNNPSVLHAVCVHLGLRESHRQQQLTLLCELVGSVPAHEPIIVAGDFNDWRGKAHGVLRQCGLTDVFEAEFGAAPKTFPARFPLLRLDRIYVRGARSYSPIRLPNRPWSHLSDHAPLAAEVII
- a CDS encoding glycosyltransferase family 4 protein, yielding MISDQKKHIRPPLKRVLLVGDHTVPSAPILTLGRELNKLGVETLFSGNSVFSDTKTWVKLALRCRVLIFVQYRYGGPFFERQLQRARMMGCQVVRWWVGSDVMLSAKDSEAVSNARSLDSVVDMNIAVSPHLVEELDEIGIKADYLPSPCDLSALQSKPPRNLPGGVLTYLPTDRRQFYGEKVLIDAIEANPDLDFYIVSDESHSLRRYPNVRSLGWVKDMEKVWPKIGVLLRVTEHDGMPRMVLEALARGRYVIYSERFEGCWFARTSEQVNEYLQRFRELQQPNKSGPEVVQTVAGDTASLYLQTIRDHCVSAMPGNRLYTMLSAALHYR
- a CDS encoding ABC transporter permease, producing MSKEPTRSAQDVPVIVIEPHTGWRSVDWRELREYKDLFFFLIWRNIKVRYAQSAIGVGWAVLQPLASMVVFTVIFGNLVGVETDGAPYGVFTFVALVPWTYFANSLTEGASSMVSNSGMISKIYFPRLIMPLAIIGARMVDFMISMVILGCLMLFSGILPNIGILMLPFLVLILTLSAAGLGLWLTALAIQYRDVSYGMTFGVQLLMYAGPVVYPASLIPERWQLLYALNPMVGVIEGFRAGLLGTRDMPWDFIAIGGLVSLLLFVSGTLYFRRKEHIFADVA
- a CDS encoding DUF4124 domain-containing protein, whose product is MRWIVLALTLTPGLALGDIYRWVDGNGAVHYSDTPGLSTAEPVQLHTVAPAKPRTETAAAPALTDREAADRLCRDRLAREAKASLAAERDPAPSRDCTKARNKLALTKAQWERKSRRGYRQSDKIKFENLIADWQLRAQQSCN
- a CDS encoding glycosyltransferase family 61 protein codes for the protein MVAHSQQSVAAAKRNQLRSAAGRSWDATTGKIRSALGRVASAAVAREVNPAWFGYRRILHETVPDYFKRRGENAQAGSFTTVHRENVARHPLPRNFSSRDELPDDQGWWGYSFWDVPQRRSSETFIATLPDCLITWYRDPSKADDFYPAILNQDRRALMMREVRFRPLHAETLRSAPRPVRLKRATWFIERVYHNHSHWLTAHLPKLLLLRERGMLGQVLLPPDRSPAIDGSLRMLGLAPEDFQTYDSSRPLAVDELTIVGTDRFRPELLRLIPEAYGVNEAAQPHRKVFISRLKAARRRLVNENEVWPLLEPLGFERVFMEELSFEAQVQLMRETAVLVAPHGAGLTNMVFCPEGARIVEIADLGFPNPNFYAVASAMGHNYWLVQAESEGDVHPLEKDLRVDPAAVAEILPQLTGSQKA
- a CDS encoding glycosyltransferase, yielding MESTDRSISVVIPCHNAGPYLAQTLGSLLDQSRRPDEIIIVEDSSTDDSLEIARQFEAAFPDRIRVHSERSGNAPRTRNIGAALAAGDSLMFLDADDILAPDTLESLLSAMADVPDAGIVTCPWRRLELKGNAWISRPASCAPRRPDQDALSAWLCGWYYPPCSVLWSREAFFGLGGWDEEATLNQDGDLVMRALAQDVRLHEHHTGTAYYRRMPEGETSLSGKRFTYSGIAGRIRVLTKIAHLLQERSKLEPYREALGFAFDLIAADATGRFAGLFQQARMLSRQYGPPLRERALKRAGLKSSVLAGTRPTAAAPRNQEEEISFGIQQGAAVVAKAPPQARKQVEKRTDHNTVDKRPADSRSVNLQPTVSVVIPVYNRAHLLKRTLAGVLAQTFDDFEVLVVDDFSSDNPADVVASFEDSRIRYLRQAENRGVAAARNRGLREARAPFIAFLDDDDEWFPEKLARQVELFRQSPPDVGLIYTGVETVLDDGSSWLYQPCARGNLYNELLVKNILHGVPASGMIRRNVITSVGFFDEDLPAIEDYDYWLRICRHYRVDCIRDPLVRYNDLRGAAEGAEAEVRRSLNIKANLEARAQFYQKHGEEMRSAGLAHLFLVDSAQRHMVPEWHDMNGARRLAVEAFRLSPAAWQTRKLLLQVFMPWKLRKTLGKGRRYVAGLAKASKGKRKLHINQEG
- a CDS encoding polysaccharide ABC transporter ATP-binding protein, with product MSDIAIKVENLGKAYRLGSMAERPETLVQAGFNMLKAPVRNYRRLRNLDTFSTDRDADDILWALNDVSFDIQRGEVVGFVGRNGAGKSTLLKILSRITEPTTGRIEIRGRVSSLLEVGTGFHPELSGRENVYMNGTILGMKKAEIDRKFDEIVDFSGVERFLDTPVKRYSSGMKVRLAFAVAAHLEPEILIIDEVLAVGDAEFQKKCLGKMEDVAGGGRTVLFVSHNMSAIQNLCGRAISLIQGQVCNDGPTDAVIEDYLERFRGEASSGFLNNDTRKTSSTARLSTGRLLDAKGNETSNPCAGEPTTFELDYTDAREGTKAMIVVFIHNQQNIVITQLKTPEPIMLGKSGTVRFTLKDTPLPIGKYTAEVKLRETNGGQDVIPNAFSFEIFLLSAYKHLETVNGRYCNALTRQDMEHTVDGEVVVEAPEAETAELRQGSN
- the clsB gene encoding cardiolipin synthase ClsB, translated to MAAWHPGHSVEVLENGDDFFPQALEAIGKAQKEVLLETFIFCNDDIGQAFRDALIAAAERGAWVSALVDGWGSYYLPRDMVDEMRRAGVHFHFYEPGPKWLRSRLNILRRMHRKLIVVDGETAFIGGINLAHNHQSDFGPEFKQDYAARVRGPVVTEIRNFTRNAFAACAGKDVSGPGSPMVDPVSDGAVPPAGEAQALFLTRDNDHNLTSIENHYIERIQQAERRVSIANAYFFPGYRLLRALRDAARRGVQVQLLIQGLPGSPLAKHAAATLYDFLVESDIEVYEYWEHQLHGKIAAIDDDWATIGSSNLDPFSLCFNLEANLFVRDKEVNRAVHAHVQQLIEHSDVRRIDQSWLRRRTLLKWLRSVLLYHFLRYFPGAAGWLPRLHPKAHINELRDQIQARDSHNR
- a CDS encoding lysylphosphatidylglycerol synthase transmembrane domain-containing protein, translated to MDAGQSDRKDTAKASAKTLPKRALPLLKNLVTLVFLALVLWLLVDYAKGVNWQEVQRVLTGYSWWAIALGACLAIGTYTAYASYDLFGRYYVKHDISKPRTMLIAFICCAFTLNLGAIIGSIGFRYKMYSQRGVSKGNITRIIGMTLVTNWLGYIMLAGVVFATGNVLMPGDWAISSLTLRLLGGLFVTVVMAYFLLCYFARNRSWTIRGQQITLPTVKIAVLQLLASHAHWMLMGAVVYVFLHDQVNYFTLLGVLLISGIAGVIAHVPSALGVLEAVFVALLGDQVPSSDLVAALIAYRAVFYLWPLSVAVLAYVSLEVIRKRRASVG